One window from the genome of Oryctolagus cuniculus chromosome 1, mOryCun1.1, whole genome shotgun sequence encodes:
- the LOC100354084 gene encoding olfactory receptor 2AT4 — translation MEATTCNGSGDDSPVFYLAGIPSLPEHLFLPIFFVFLLLYLLILLGNALILGAVVAEPSLHKPMYFFLINLSALDILFTTTTVPKMLSLFLFGDHFLSFPSCLLQMYLFQSFTCSEAFILVVMAYDRYVAICRPLHYPVHMTPQTNATLAASAWLTAFLLPVPAVVKTSQMAYNSIAYIHHCFCDHLSLVQSSCSDTTSQTLMGFCIAMVVSSLPLLLVLLSYAHILASVLRIKSREGRSKAFSTCSSHLLVVGTYYSSIAVAYVAYRADLPLDFHIMGNVAYAILTPILNPLIYTLRNKDVKAAITKVVCPKT, via the coding sequence ATGGAGGCCACAACTTGTAATGGATCAGGAGATGACTCACCTGTCTTCTACCTGGCAGGCATCCCCTCTCTGCCGGAGCACCTCTTCCTTCCTATCTTctttgtcttcctcctcctctacctGCTCATCCTGCTGGGTAATGCCCTGatcctgggggctgtggtggcaGAGCCTAGCCTCCACAagcccatgtacttcttcctcatcAACCTCTCAGCCCTGGACATCCTTTTCACCACAACCACCGTCCCCAAGATGCTGTCTCTATTCCTGTTTGGGGACCACTTCCTCagctttccttcctgcctgctgCAGATGTACCTCTTTCAAAGCTTCACATGCTCAGAAGCCTTCATCCTGGTGGtcatggcctatgaccgctatgtggcTATCTGCCGCCCACTGCACTACCCTGTCCACATGACCCCACAGACCAATGCCACACTGGCAGCCAGCGCCTGGCTCACTGCCTTCCTCCTACCCGTCCCAGCAGTAGTAAAGACCTCCCAGATGGCATACAACAGCATTGCCTACATCCACCACTGCTTCTGTGACCACCTGTCTCTGGTCCAGTCCTCCTGCTCCGACACCACCTCCCAGACCCTCATGGGCTTCTGCATCGCCATGGTGgtgtcctccctgcccctcctgctggTGCTTCTCTCCTACGCCCACATCTTGGCCTCGGTGCTTCGCATCAAGTCTCGAGAAGGCCGCTCAAAAGCCTTTTCCACCTGCAGTTCCCACCTCCTGGTGGTGGGCACCTACTACTCATCCATCGCCGTAGCCTACGTGGCCTACAGGGCTGACCTGCCCCTCGACTTCCACATCATGGGCAATGTAGCGTATGCCATCCTCACACCAATCCTCAACCCCCTCATCTACACACTGAGGAACAAGGATGTCAAGGCAGCCATCACCAAAGTTGTATGTCCTAAGACTTag